One segment of Sulfobacillus thermosulfidooxidans DSM 9293 DNA contains the following:
- a CDS encoding glutamine synthetase family protein yields MELEDVLQKVQEQDIRFVRFLYCDNGGIIRGKSAYAPTLPARLSSGIGLTVAMQAMNSLDQLQAVDGMGPVGEVRLVPDLSTFQVLPYAPNTAAVLTVMTTLDGHPWDACPRSFLARMDQKAKAMGITIQASIENEFSLVQDDKPWDETLCFSSQGMLISQDFIDDLAKSLEQQGIILEQYYPELAHGQHEISVRHRPVMEAASQQLYIRETIRAVAKRHGLQVSFAPKPWLDQAGNGGHIHFSARDDEGNNLFYDPRDPYRLSIMGYQFMAGILFHLPALLALTTPTVNSYQRLVPNAWSSSYACWGPDNREAPLRIASPIKTQEQQSVNVEFKPADLTSNPYLALGALIAAGLDGIAHKLDPKEPVLSNPDDIPASEREARGIIRLPGSLDQALDHLAQDAVLQEAMGEMLVQSYLAVKRSEVAFYQNKSPEEIAAWHRFRY; encoded by the coding sequence ATGGAACTCGAAGACGTGCTGCAGAAAGTTCAAGAGCAAGATATTCGGTTTGTCCGTTTCTTATATTGTGATAATGGCGGCATTATTCGCGGCAAATCGGCTTATGCCCCCACGCTCCCAGCCAGACTATCAAGCGGCATTGGGCTCACCGTTGCCATGCAAGCCATGAACAGCCTGGATCAATTACAGGCAGTGGACGGCATGGGTCCCGTCGGGGAAGTGCGGCTCGTTCCCGATTTATCGACCTTTCAGGTCCTTCCCTATGCCCCTAACACCGCTGCGGTCTTAACCGTCATGACAACGCTTGATGGTCATCCCTGGGACGCCTGCCCCCGCAGTTTTCTTGCGCGTATGGATCAAAAAGCCAAGGCGATGGGAATCACCATTCAGGCCAGTATCGAAAATGAGTTTAGCCTCGTTCAAGACGACAAGCCGTGGGATGAGACCTTATGTTTTTCGTCACAAGGAATGCTAATCTCTCAAGACTTTATTGATGATCTCGCAAAGAGCCTCGAACAACAAGGCATCATTTTGGAGCAATATTATCCGGAGCTGGCCCATGGTCAACACGAAATCTCCGTCCGCCACCGCCCCGTTATGGAGGCCGCCAGTCAACAACTGTATATCAGAGAAACCATCCGCGCCGTAGCCAAACGTCACGGACTTCAGGTGTCCTTTGCCCCTAAGCCCTGGCTCGATCAGGCGGGAAACGGAGGGCACATCCACTTCAGCGCACGGGATGATGAAGGGAACAACCTGTTTTATGATCCGCGTGATCCCTACCGCTTAAGCATAATGGGTTACCAGTTCATGGCCGGCATCCTCTTTCATCTTCCCGCTTTACTGGCCCTCACGACACCGACTGTTAATTCATACCAGCGTTTGGTCCCCAATGCCTGGAGTTCCAGCTACGCCTGTTGGGGACCGGATAACCGGGAAGCGCCCTTACGCATCGCGTCTCCGATCAAAACGCAAGAACAACAAAGTGTGAATGTGGAGTTTAAGCCCGCAGACTTAACGAGTAACCCCTACTTAGCCTTAGGCGCGCTTATCGCCGCCGGGCTTGATGGCATAGCTCACAAGCTTGATCCTAAAGAACCTGTGCTCAGTAATCCTGATGATATTCCCGCTTCCGAAAGGGAAGCGCGAGGCATTATCCGCTTACCGGGATCCTTAGATCAAGCGCTGGATCACTTGGCGCAAGATGCCGTATTGCAAGAGGCCATGGGCGAGATGCTGGTGCAAAGCTATTTAGCCGTCAAACGCTCTGAAGTTGCGTTCTACCAGAACAAGTCGCCCGAAGAGATTGCAGCATGGCACAGATTTCGGTATTAA
- a CDS encoding aspartate aminotransferase family protein, whose product MLSRWGPYTNMRMMTSSGPIVIDHAQGVYVWDESGKKYLDAHAGLWLANVGYGRAEIHEAIGKQAEKLSWFSSFGGFANRPSLDLAERLQALFAPENMATVFFSNDGSEAVETALKLSREYWKLMGKPGKTKLIGRQYAYHGVTMGALSVAGITPNRRLFEPLLADARHAPAPYRNHCTFHPGDSQCTMACARELERIIQFEGPDTVAAFIAEPVQAAGGVIFPPADYLAQVRSICQQYDVLFIADEVVTGFGRLGEWSGSRYYHIQPDMMTFAKGITSGYLPLGATAVSAPIFEVFLQNSQDRGPEFRHGNTYSGHPLACAAALANIDLIEKEDLLSRAQEQGRYLNEQLQKLVREFSEDIVDAQCEGLLGRVELHPHEGQAAGIQGEKVSEHMKAQGVIVRPVGDVLTLSPPLIITRQEIDEIIFALHETLAGLKAAR is encoded by the coding sequence ATGCTTTCGCGGTGGGGACCTTATACCAATATGCGGATGATGACCAGTTCTGGGCCGATTGTGATAGATCATGCCCAGGGTGTTTATGTATGGGATGAAAGCGGCAAAAAGTATCTTGATGCGCATGCCGGACTTTGGCTGGCTAATGTGGGCTACGGGAGAGCCGAGATTCATGAAGCCATTGGCAAACAAGCGGAGAAATTGAGCTGGTTTTCCTCTTTTGGTGGGTTTGCCAATCGACCTTCATTGGATTTGGCGGAGCGCTTGCAGGCGTTATTTGCGCCAGAGAATATGGCTACCGTATTTTTTAGCAATGACGGCTCAGAAGCGGTTGAAACGGCATTGAAGTTAAGCCGGGAATACTGGAAACTCATGGGAAAACCGGGTAAAACCAAGCTGATCGGACGGCAATATGCCTATCATGGGGTCACTATGGGAGCCTTGTCAGTGGCTGGGATTACACCGAACCGCCGGTTATTTGAGCCGCTTTTAGCCGACGCACGTCATGCCCCGGCTCCTTACCGCAATCATTGTACGTTTCATCCTGGGGATTCTCAGTGCACGATGGCGTGTGCGAGGGAATTAGAACGGATTATCCAATTTGAAGGCCCTGATACCGTCGCGGCCTTTATTGCGGAACCGGTACAAGCCGCGGGTGGAGTGATTTTTCCCCCGGCCGATTATTTAGCACAAGTCCGCTCAATTTGCCAGCAGTATGATGTGCTTTTCATTGCGGACGAAGTGGTTACTGGATTTGGCCGCTTAGGGGAATGGAGTGGTTCTAGGTACTATCATATCCAACCGGATATGATGACTTTTGCTAAGGGAATTACTTCGGGATACTTACCGCTTGGAGCCACAGCCGTTTCTGCGCCGATCTTCGAAGTGTTTCTTCAAAATTCACAGGATAGGGGTCCCGAATTTCGTCATGGCAATACCTACAGTGGCCATCCTTTGGCCTGTGCGGCGGCTTTGGCCAATATCGACCTTATTGAAAAGGAAGATCTGTTGTCGCGGGCACAGGAACAAGGTCGCTATTTGAATGAACAGTTACAAAAGTTGGTGCGGGAATTCTCTGAGGACATTGTTGATGCCCAGTGCGAGGGCTTACTGGGACGGGTGGAACTTCACCCGCACGAAGGGCAAGCAGCCGGTATCCAGGGAGAGAAAGTGAGTGAACACATGAAAGCTCAGGGCGTCATTGTTCGACCTGTGGGCGATGTACTGACCTTATCGCCGCCACTTATTATTACGCGGCAGGAGATTGATGAGATCATCTTTGCCCTTCATGAAACCTTAGCAGGACTAAAGGCAGCAAGATAA
- a CDS encoding class I SAM-dependent methyltransferase yields MNFNELPPETQQRLQYWQEQIEPIQGWCSPVAGITLYHLVQNKIPVPVVVELGSWKGRSTAWMAAALADQNSAGKIICVDTWRGTPSEKEHAQLLANYHPDQLFEEFLHNMGHLGLRDWIVPLRMTTTEGAKAWPSEQPIGLLFIDADHDYYAVRRDFELWSGYVKEGGLIVFDDVPNWPGPTRLISELPSWWKHIGYSDNQWIVIKTA; encoded by the coding sequence ATGAACTTTAATGAATTGCCGCCTGAGACGCAGCAAAGACTGCAATACTGGCAAGAGCAGATTGAACCCATCCAAGGATGGTGCTCTCCTGTTGCTGGCATAACCTTATATCATTTAGTCCAGAACAAAATTCCCGTACCTGTCGTCGTGGAATTAGGATCATGGAAAGGTCGATCCACCGCCTGGATGGCAGCCGCTTTAGCTGATCAAAACTCGGCTGGGAAAATCATTTGTGTAGATACTTGGCGTGGTACCCCGAGCGAAAAAGAGCATGCACAGCTGCTCGCCAATTACCATCCTGATCAACTTTTTGAAGAATTTTTGCACAACATGGGCCATTTAGGACTTCGAGACTGGATTGTCCCACTACGGATGACAACAACTGAAGGGGCCAAAGCATGGCCATCTGAGCAACCTATCGGACTATTATTTATCGATGCGGATCATGACTATTATGCCGTGCGCCGAGATTTTGAATTGTGGAGTGGTTATGTGAAAGAAGGCGGCTTAATTGTCTTTGATGACGTTCCAAACTGGCCCGGACCGACTCGATTGATTTCTGAGTTACCCTCATGGTGGAAACATATTGGGTATTCAGATAATCAATGGATTGTCATTAAAACCGCCTAG
- a CDS encoding glutamine synthetase family protein produces MTYEDINQLIADNDIEVIRVVFNDITNVSRARNIPVKHFQDTVMQKGVQYPSAMLSVDTSANFVLAAGAGFAGGYGSWLLKIDPETFRIIPWAKKSARVIADLYTLEEVPVPVAPRSVFQRVLQELDKEGLAAYGAAELEFYIFKQYDEHGFDPTWTGLQCYSEIKQGEIDEILYQIVSGLAAVDIHVEAANTEYGPGQFEVSINPAWGIAQADVAFTLKTAIKEMMAQQGLLATFMTKPLTGLSGSGSHFHHSLYHKATGQNALFDPEDAYGLSDLAKHFIAGQLHHAKAISALANPTINSYHRLRPYTFAPSNVTWGLENRMCMIRIPGARGQGTHIENRLPGADNNPYLMMAAIYAAGLDGIRRQLPVPPPVENEDAYAKADASSLPKSLGEALEALNQDEVLVNLLGPEFVQAFTALKTHEINRFTDHVSDWEVKEYRELF; encoded by the coding sequence GTGACATATGAAGACATTAACCAGTTGATTGCGGACAACGATATCGAAGTGATTCGGGTCGTGTTTAATGACATCACCAATGTTTCACGGGCACGCAACATTCCGGTGAAACATTTTCAGGACACCGTCATGCAAAAAGGCGTGCAATATCCTTCGGCCATGTTATCGGTCGACACATCCGCCAACTTTGTCTTAGCGGCAGGAGCAGGATTCGCTGGCGGATATGGTAGCTGGCTCTTAAAAATCGATCCGGAAACCTTTCGCATTATCCCGTGGGCGAAAAAAAGCGCGCGGGTCATTGCTGATCTCTACACCCTGGAAGAAGTGCCCGTTCCGGTGGCACCACGATCGGTCTTTCAGCGCGTCCTTCAGGAATTAGATAAAGAAGGGTTAGCGGCCTATGGCGCCGCTGAACTCGAATTTTACATTTTCAAGCAATATGACGAACATGGTTTTGATCCGACGTGGACAGGCCTTCAGTGCTACTCCGAAATCAAACAGGGAGAAATTGACGAAATCCTGTATCAAATCGTCAGCGGCCTAGCTGCTGTGGATATTCACGTCGAGGCTGCTAATACGGAATACGGTCCGGGACAATTCGAAGTGTCAATTAATCCGGCATGGGGTATTGCCCAAGCGGATGTGGCCTTTACCCTTAAGACGGCGATTAAAGAAATGATGGCGCAACAAGGACTCTTGGCGACCTTTATGACCAAGCCGTTAACGGGGTTAAGTGGCAGCGGCAGTCACTTCCATCATTCGCTTTATCACAAAGCCACAGGCCAAAATGCCTTGTTTGACCCAGAAGATGCTTACGGACTGAGCGATTTGGCGAAACATTTTATCGCTGGGCAATTGCATCATGCCAAGGCTATTTCTGCTTTGGCTAATCCGACGATTAATTCCTATCACCGCTTGCGTCCTTATACATTCGCGCCCAGTAATGTGACGTGGGGATTAGAAAACCGGATGTGTATGATTCGCATTCCTGGTGCCAGGGGACAAGGGACGCACATCGAGAACCGGTTACCGGGAGCGGACAATAATCCCTATTTGATGATGGCTGCCATATATGCGGCGGGATTAGACGGCATAAGACGGCAATTACCTGTACCTCCACCAGTGGAGAATGAAGATGCCTACGCCAAAGCGGATGCATCGTCCCTTCCGAAGAGTCTTGGCGAAGCTCTTGAGGCCTTAAATCAGGATGAGGTGTTGGTTAATCTGTTAGGCCCTGAATTTGTCCAAGCCTTTACGGCACTAAAAACTCATGAAATCAACCGCTTTACCGATCATGTGTCCGACTGGGAAGTCAAAGAATACCGTGAACTCTTTTAG
- the tnpA gene encoding IS200/IS605 family transposase: MELDGNNHSVFLMHYHLILVIKYRRKVIDDVISARLREIFESIQPKYHITLQEWNPDGDHVHILFKAHPNSALSRFINAYKSASSRLIKKEFPLIRQSLWKEYFWSRSFCLLTTGGASIETIKTYIENQGE, from the coding sequence ATGGAACTTGATGGCAATAATCATTCAGTGTTCTTGATGCACTATCACCTGATTCTGGTGATCAAGTACCGACGCAAGGTGATAGATGATGTCATTTCCGCCCGTTTGCGCGAGATTTTTGAGTCCATCCAGCCAAAGTACCACATCACCCTTCAGGAATGGAACCCTGATGGCGATCATGTCCATATTTTGTTCAAGGCGCATCCCAATTCCGCACTCTCTCGGTTTATCAACGCATACAAAAGCGCATCGTCAAGGCTCATCAAAAAAGAATTTCCGCTCATACGACAATCGCTTTGGAAAGAGTATTTCTGGTCACGCAGTTTCTGCTTGCTCACGACAGGAGGAGCCTCGATTGAGACCATTAAAACGTACATCGAAAACCAAGGAGAATGA
- a CDS encoding RNA-guided endonuclease InsQ/TnpB family protein, translating into MRPLKRTSKTKENEIVGVLRFRLKPTKEQEQKLFYTFYLCRKLYNQALEERITYYREKGISIRYTDQQNQLPTWKQEHPEYKEVHSQVLQNVLQRLDQAFVNFFEKRARFPKFKNKFMFRSITYPQARARYFHENQVYLPKIGWVRMMAHQPFDAASVKIINVKFHDGRWDVNLTYGTEAVVSRTEIQNAVGIDLGVLSLIATSEGEFFENPQWLQKSEGRLKRKQRQLSRKKKGSKNREKAKQKLQCLHDHVANQRKDHLHKISRSLVDRYDLICMEDLPVTGMMKNDRLAKSIANASWGKLATYLEYKAKNAGKHLITVPPHYTSQRCSGGCGTIVKKNLSVRLHQCPTCGLEIDRDVNAAINILHRGLEIRHQAS; encoded by the coding sequence TTGAGACCATTAAAACGTACATCGAAAACCAAGGAGAATGAAATCGTTGGCGTGTTGCGCTTTCGCTTAAAACCCACCAAAGAACAGGAACAAAAGCTCTTTTACACCTTCTATTTGTGTCGAAAACTCTACAACCAGGCGCTGGAGGAACGCATCACCTATTACCGAGAAAAGGGCATCTCCATTCGCTACACCGATCAACAAAACCAACTCCCCACATGGAAACAGGAACATCCCGAGTACAAGGAAGTCCATTCGCAAGTGCTGCAAAACGTCTTGCAACGGTTGGATCAGGCTTTTGTGAACTTCTTTGAGAAACGGGCACGGTTCCCGAAATTCAAAAACAAATTCATGTTTCGTTCGATCACCTACCCCCAAGCCAGAGCCCGTTATTTTCATGAAAACCAGGTGTATCTGCCGAAAATTGGATGGGTTAGAATGATGGCCCATCAGCCCTTCGATGCGGCGTCCGTCAAAATAATCAATGTCAAGTTCCATGATGGCAGATGGGACGTAAACCTGACCTATGGGACAGAAGCCGTGGTGTCACGTACAGAGATTCAAAACGCGGTGGGCATTGATCTGGGGGTCCTTTCGCTGATTGCCACCTCAGAAGGAGAATTCTTCGAAAATCCGCAGTGGCTACAGAAGAGTGAAGGGCGCTTGAAGCGCAAGCAACGGCAGCTTTCTCGCAAAAAGAAAGGGAGCAAGAACCGCGAGAAAGCGAAACAAAAATTACAATGTCTACACGATCATGTGGCGAACCAGCGCAAGGACCATCTGCACAAGATCAGCCGATCATTGGTAGACCGTTACGATCTCATCTGCATGGAGGATTTGCCCGTGACAGGGATGATGAAAAATGATCGACTGGCAAAATCCATTGCGAATGCTAGCTGGGGTAAACTCGCTACCTACCTGGAATACAAAGCGAAAAACGCTGGAAAGCACCTGATCACAGTGCCCCCGCATTATACGTCACAACGTTGCAGTGGCGGGTGTGGAACCATCGTCAAGAAAAACTTGTCTGTGCGTCTCCATCAATGCCCGACGTGTGGGTTAGAAATTGATCGTGACGTCAACGCCGCGATCAACATTCTCCATCGAGGGCTAGAAATCCGACATCAAGCGAGCTAA
- a CDS encoding carboxymuconolactone decarboxylase family protein, whose amino-acid sequence MALKPEYLKVNWQRYQKIMMQGQIDAKTKEMLALAVSMVNGCSYUIDSHSFALRKMGMTDEELVELVSVIDFFAGTNAMSTALKIAFEWPSLSSPSEDPAR is encoded by the coding sequence ATGGCCCTAAAACCCGAATACCTTAAGGTCAACTGGCAGCGCTACCAGAAAATCATGATGCAAGGCCAGATCGACGCCAAGACCAAGGAAATGTTGGCTTTGGCGGTCAGCATGGTGAATGGGTGCAGCTACTGAATTGACAGCCATTCTTTCGCGTTGCGAAAGATGGGAATGACTGATGAGGAATTGGTTGAACTGGTTTCTGTCATTGACTTCTTTGCGGGGACGAATGCCATGTCGACGGCTTTAAAGATTGCCTTTGAATGGCCATCACTCTCATCACCTTCAGAGGATCCAGCCCGTTGA
- a CDS encoding PucR family transcriptional regulator yields MLTVEQCLHFDVLQKAQVIAGSHGLGRPVQFAHVIEEPDIESWIRPGLAILTTGHPFRDDSIHETWFRELNTHGAACVMVACGRYLATIPPPMIALADDYAIPVIQLPWDVPFVNITAAIHQYLVNEHVKDWTRLTQWQTQLTHAALTARSLDELMHKFSLITRGLVRIVPRSVKTTGRSFIIPQDDLSDMKLSFQMDTKTLAYSDQFTDQLGRHMATVTGLFLLRDQVHRQRQRDARSRFIAQFLRGQSSWPSIIGDDIDPGSFDLEHQYFVIVLSLDDKLTDSKISHVNERIWTAFEKIHGFLTPVPMHNTVVAVFDSHHTSETAIHTQFETVTTKIPQLIGIMSEPVDVTDIATTYQHLLRLLTHATPGSLIPSRSLIYPDIVAKLPADSMKRLLEMTWNQITDADLRQTLVVWLEEAGNTAAILQRLQIHRNTLRNRLNRIQRLLGTPLTSEVAYHLRLAWDWQQVQGPLLAKHPAQ; encoded by the coding sequence ATGCTCACCGTTGAACAGTGTCTTCACTTCGACGTGCTACAAAAAGCTCAGGTTATCGCAGGTTCTCATGGACTCGGTCGGCCGGTGCAATTTGCTCATGTGATCGAGGAACCCGATATCGAATCATGGATTCGGCCCGGGCTCGCCATTTTAACCACTGGACATCCCTTCCGCGATGACAGCATCCATGAAACATGGTTTCGTGAGTTAAATACCCACGGTGCGGCTTGTGTCATGGTCGCCTGTGGGCGTTATTTGGCAACGATTCCCCCGCCAATGATAGCTCTAGCAGATGATTATGCAATTCCCGTCATCCAATTACCTTGGGACGTGCCCTTTGTGAACATTACCGCCGCCATCCACCAATATCTTGTGAATGAACATGTTAAAGACTGGACGCGGCTAACCCAGTGGCAGACGCAATTAACTCACGCCGCGTTAACAGCGCGTTCATTGGACGAATTAATGCATAAATTTAGCCTAATCACACGAGGCCTGGTACGAATTGTGCCCCGTTCTGTAAAAACCACGGGGCGATCTTTCATCATTCCTCAAGACGACTTGAGCGATATGAAGCTGTCATTCCAAATGGATACGAAAACTCTCGCCTATTCCGACCAGTTTACGGACCAATTAGGAAGGCATATGGCTACAGTCACCGGATTATTTCTGCTCCGAGACCAAGTGCACCGTCAAAGACAACGGGATGCACGTTCGCGCTTTATTGCCCAATTTTTACGTGGTCAATCCTCATGGCCCAGTATCATTGGTGACGATATTGACCCGGGGTCATTTGACTTAGAACATCAATATTTTGTGATTGTCCTGTCATTAGATGACAAACTAACTGATTCCAAAATATCTCATGTTAACGAGCGTATTTGGACGGCGTTTGAGAAAATTCACGGGTTCCTTACCCCTGTCCCCATGCATAACACCGTGGTCGCGGTATTTGATTCCCATCACACTTCTGAAACAGCTATTCACACCCAATTCGAAACGGTCACGACAAAAATCCCCCAACTTATAGGCATCATGTCTGAACCAGTGGATGTCACTGACATCGCAACCACCTACCAGCACTTACTGCGACTCCTGACTCACGCCACCCCCGGATCATTAATCCCTTCCCGATCTCTTATCTACCCCGACATTGTTGCAAAACTGCCTGCGGATAGTATGAAACGGCTCCTTGAGATGACGTGGAACCAAATCACAGACGCCGACCTCCGTCAAACTCTCGTAGTTTGGCTGGAAGAAGCGGGTAATACCGCAGCAATTCTTCAGCGACTACAAATCCACCGCAACACGTTAAGAAACCGACTAAACCGGATTCAACGCCTGCTGGGAACCCCATTAACTTCTGAAGTGGCGTATCACCTCCGCTTAGCTTGGGACTGGCAGCAGGTACAGGGTCCTCTTCTGGCTAAACACCCTGCTCAATAA
- a CDS encoding amino acid permease, whose amino-acid sequence MLGTERPVSSTNRLTRNSLSTGDILGVSLANTAPAMSFFFSFAVIAAAAGLASPLAIVVAAIAVLLKINSLVEFTRVTPSTGSYISYIGKTFGAVPGVMTAWALGFGYIVAVGYVMTVMGAWSSLMLAKFIHLQVPWQPITVLFVLFVTYLVYRGVRISTKWAVITFGFELLLILVSMIAMIVTSRAHLNLASLNPHNSELLPPSLRLEAESFLLHRPSPAIAGLT is encoded by the coding sequence GTGCTAGGGACAGAACGACCCGTATCATCAACGAATCGACTAACCAGAAATTCTTTGAGCACAGGCGATATTTTAGGGGTATCTTTAGCGAATACCGCTCCAGCCATGAGTTTCTTCTTCTCCTTTGCAGTTATCGCCGCGGCTGCTGGTCTTGCCAGTCCTCTCGCCATTGTTGTGGCTGCCATCGCTGTCTTGCTCAAAATTAATAGTTTGGTTGAGTTTACCCGGGTAACACCCAGCACGGGATCGTACATTTCGTATATCGGGAAAACGTTTGGTGCAGTGCCTGGGGTGATGACCGCATGGGCACTAGGCTTTGGATATATCGTGGCTGTCGGCTATGTGATGACGGTTATGGGCGCGTGGTCCTCGCTCATGCTGGCTAAATTTATTCATCTTCAGGTGCCTTGGCAACCGATAACCGTGCTGTTTGTCCTTTTCGTCACATATCTCGTCTACCGGGGTGTCAGGATTTCTACCAAATGGGCTGTTATCACGTTTGGTTTTGAACTGCTTCTGATTCTCGTCAGTATGATTGCGATGATTGTGACTAGTAGAGCCCATCTCAACTTGGCGAGTTTAAATCCTCACAATAGTGAACTGCTCCCGCCTTCACTTCGCTTAGAGGCGGAGAGCTTCTTGCTTCATCGGCCATCGCCTGCTATAGCAGGTCTTACATGA
- a CDS encoding amidohydrolase family protein, whose product MSWMDGVPLWDHHCHALIGPSLAGDMEVFAYALTEAPRSYPLSDIQETVTYWQALAVAAKELGCEIDDQGVAEALRQRDFGAYSRSLFQQAGYKRLLIDTGFTPQGGWALPELETVLGVPILKILRLETTAQELLYQFADVRDWILAVKDRVKNARSQGYVGMKSIVAYRSGLEVYPVKTIDAQAAFAEMQKQGQTRLTDPRLLNYLLWEVTPVFISEALPLQFHTGHGDPDTNLYKGNPLLLREFLETFIPQGLQVTLLHTYPYHREAGYLASVYPRVYFDVSLALPLAASGAKRIVAEALELAPASRLLFASDSHTRPESFYLAATLWKQGLEAYCDHITQDHYILPQVAERWVNLIAWENCRRVYQL is encoded by the coding sequence ATGAGCTGGATGGACGGGGTCCCCTTATGGGATCACCATTGTCACGCCTTAATTGGCCCGAGTTTGGCTGGGGATATGGAGGTTTTTGCTTATGCGCTCACAGAGGCCCCACGTTCTTATCCCCTGAGCGATATTCAAGAGACGGTGACCTATTGGCAAGCCTTAGCCGTTGCGGCCAAGGAACTCGGTTGTGAGATTGACGATCAGGGGGTAGCAGAAGCCTTGCGGCAAAGGGATTTTGGAGCCTATTCCCGTTCTTTATTTCAACAAGCGGGATACAAGCGCCTGTTGATTGATACCGGCTTTACCCCCCAAGGAGGCTGGGCCTTACCCGAGTTAGAAACCGTTTTGGGAGTGCCGATTCTAAAGATTTTACGGTTAGAAACCACGGCCCAAGAGCTTTTGTATCAATTTGCCGATGTGAGAGACTGGATTTTAGCGGTGAAGGACCGTGTCAAAAATGCTCGCAGCCAGGGTTATGTGGGGATGAAATCGATTGTGGCCTACCGCTCCGGATTAGAAGTTTATCCGGTGAAGACAATCGATGCGCAGGCGGCGTTTGCCGAGATGCAAAAGCAAGGCCAAACCCGCTTGACGGATCCTAGACTTTTGAACTACCTCTTGTGGGAAGTGACCCCGGTTTTCATCTCCGAAGCGTTACCCCTTCAGTTTCATACGGGCCATGGCGATCCCGATACCAACCTGTATAAGGGAAATCCTTTATTACTGCGGGAGTTTCTTGAGACTTTTATTCCCCAAGGACTTCAGGTGACACTGCTTCATACCTACCCATATCACCGGGAAGCGGGGTATTTGGCGTCTGTTTATCCTCGTGTCTATTTTGATGTATCTTTAGCCCTGCCATTGGCAGCAAGCGGGGCTAAGCGCATTGTGGCCGAAGCCTTGGAATTGGCTCCGGCCAGTCGTCTGTTATTTGCTTCCGATTCCCACACCCGTCCGGAAAGTTTCTATTTAGCGGCAACCCTATGGAAACAAGGCTTAGAAGCCTATTGCGATCATATCACCCAAGACCATTATATTTTGCCGCAGGTGGCCGAACGCTGGGTGAATCTGATTGCTTGGGAAAATTGTCGCCGCGTTTATCAACTTTAA
- a CDS encoding APC family permease, whose translation MVKHGLQGIGMAFPLALFMFIGVGNPGAMVEETRNARQTVPIAIYAATIFVSILYVMMAWSTSIAFHDHAGIIAHLAVPFVTGASKSLGPLAILVYLAGLTSTFASLIGATNAQIRMIFSAGREGLLPYGLGKVSRYGTPWVALLLYSGLALMITLIWGSQGSALTEAGVIGTLGTIPIALVYLVLNLALPVYYLTHHRDLFSWWKHLVVPVLGTLALLLPLWGLIQPGQPAPFNLFPGIVLAVLVVGAIYAVIRRRQIPDLSKRVGSIIADE comes from the coding sequence ATCGTTAAACATGGGCTACAAGGCATCGGCATGGCTTTTCCCCTGGCTTTATTTATGTTTATTGGGGTGGGAAATCCGGGTGCCATGGTCGAAGAAACACGTAATGCCAGGCAGACCGTTCCTATCGCCATTTATGCGGCGACCATCTTTGTGAGTATTTTGTATGTCATGATGGCATGGTCAACGTCTATCGCATTTCATGATCATGCCGGGATTATTGCCCATTTAGCGGTTCCCTTTGTCACGGGAGCGAGTAAGTCTTTGGGACCCTTGGCAATTTTAGTGTATCTTGCCGGGTTAACCAGCACGTTTGCGTCGTTAATTGGTGCTACCAATGCCCAAATTCGGATGATATTTAGTGCCGGACGGGAAGGTTTATTACCCTATGGCTTAGGCAAAGTGAGCCGTTATGGCACTCCTTGGGTAGCGTTACTGCTCTATAGTGGCCTTGCCTTAATGATTACCCTGATTTGGGGCAGTCAAGGGTCTGCTCTTACGGAAGCCGGGGTTATCGGCACATTAGGAACCATTCCCATTGCCCTCGTTTATCTGGTGCTGAATCTTGCTTTACCAGTTTATTACCTGACTCATCACCGAGATTTGTTTTCGTGGTGGAAGCATTTAGTGGTGCCGGTTTTAGGAACTTTAGCTCTGTTGTTACCCTTATGGGGACTTATTCAACCAGGACAACCCGCCCCGTTTAATCTTTTTCCCGGCATTGTGCTAGCGGTTTTAGTTGTTGGGGCCATTTACGCGGTAATCCGGCGGCGACAAATACCGGACCTGTCAAAACGGGTTGGTAGTATTATTGCGGATGAATGA